The genomic stretch ACTACGGTCCGCGATAGAAAATAACCAGAATCCATTGACGGAATCTTCCATCACGAAAGCCTTACACGTAAGGCCTCTTCGGTCCGCAAAACGAGAATATTTGGACGGTGATGATGAAAGCTGCAATACTTAAAGAATTTGGAAAGCCTCCCATATATGGGGATTATCCAAACCCAAGTCCCGAGAACTCGGAACAAGTACTAATGCATGTAAAGACTGCCGCGATCAAGAACATAGATAAGTTAAGAGCAAGCGGCACTCACTATGCTAGTTATAAAGAACTTCCTGCGATCGTCGGTCTCGACGGAGTGGGAATCTTGGAGAATGGGACCAAGGTGTATGCGCAAGGGATCACTGGAACTGTCGCTGAACAGGCTCTGATCTCTAAGAACAAACTCACAATCCTTCCCGATGGGATCGATCTATTTCTTGCAGCTGCTCTTCCAAATGCAGTCATAGGAGCAACCATGGCTCTTCATGCAAGAGTGAATCTAAATCGGGGAAATGTAGTGCTCGTCAACGGTGCAACAGGAGTTACCGGACAGTTAGCTGTGCAAGTGGCCAAACATTATGGAGCTTCTAGGATTATAGCCACTGGAAGAAATGAAGAGTCTCTGCAAAAACTAAAAGGATTTGGAGCAGATACAATCATATCCTTGAAACAAAGCGAAGAAGAAGTCTTGGAACAGATCAAAAAGGTCCACAAGGAAACTCCTATCGATATAGTGGTGGATTATCTCTGGGGAAGACCAGTGGAATTATTACTGAAAGCTTTTAAAGGAGGAGGAATAGATTCCCATACTCACCCGGTAAAGATCGTTACGGTAGGAGATATGGCGGGCAAAACCATTTCGTTAGATTCTGCAAGCCTTCGCAGCTCCGATATCCAAATTCTAGGTTCTGGACTCGGAAGTCTTTCTGCAAAGGACATACAAAACTTCAACAATGAGATCCTCCCGGAAATGTTCCAATTGGCTGCAAAAGGAATTCTTAAATTAGAAATCCATAAGGAAGATCTAAAGAATATAGAGCATGCCTGGAATTTAGAGATCTCTTCCGGACAGAGAATGGTCATCTCGATCCAATAAATCTATTTTATTGATCGAATCTTTGGAAATAAATCCGAATCCGTCCTTAAATGCCGAAGTATTTCCCTTGGAATTCTTTGGCTCTAAAAGGAGTCACATAAGGAATGAGAAGGATGGAATTCGGATCACAGGGAAGAATTAAAATCGCCCTGAATAAGGCATCTACATCGTTTCTTCTATAATACGTAGAATGAGAACATTTACCGTCGCAGGTAAGATAATTCGTATAATCTGTAGTTTGTATGAAGTCGGACGCGATTGTTTGACTCAAGCAAACGGTGAACCTTAGATTAGAAACCCCGGAAATCTTATCTCGAGCCTCATTCAAAGTGACTAGGTCGGTTTGAAGACTCGCCTCAGCCTCTAAAAGGATGCAATTGCAAACGAGGAATATTAGAATGAAAAGAAATCTCAAATGCAAAAGATTCACGTATTTTAATTCGAACGAACTTTAACGCTCAAAAACGAAGTGATGATCCAGAATAAATGATATTGTGTCTGGGTCAAGGCCGAATACCCAAAATAAATATCTCGCTTTCTTTCTTCCAATTTGTTTTATATACCACAAAAATAAGCAAGAATCCAAAAGAGATTTGTTACTTCAGGTATAGAATATGGCCAATGTATATTACAATTTTATTTCTTTCTGCAAGGATATGAAATACTTAATCCTCCTATTTCTTATTTTCATCATCTCATTGCACGCGCAGACAAGCATCGCCAAACACCCCTGCTCTGCTCTTAAAACAAAGAATGAACAAAAAGAATGCTTTCTCAAAGAATATAAAAGCGCTGACAAGGAACTGAACGAAGTATATAAGAATATTCGAAAGTCCCTATCTCCAGAGAACGAAGAAGAATTGAAAAAGGTCCAAAGGCCATGGATAGGTTATAGGGATGGACTTTGCGAAGGGCCAATGTATTCCGGAGACGAAACTGGAATAGAAACCATCGCTTGCAAAACGGAAACTACAAGAGAAAGAACCTCTTATCTGCGAAAGGTTTGGAACTTGGGAAAATTCCCCAAGGATGGGATCGGTTCCTATACGGATGGATTCGGTGGAAGGCTGAAACTCTTCCGAAAAAAAGGAAAACCAGTCCACTTCGAATTAGGAGTAGTAAGAGGACCAACGGCTCATCTGGGAGAGATGGATGGAGACTGGACCCCTAATCAAGAAGGTAAATGGACCTGGTCCTCTCCGGCAAATTGCAAGGCAGAAGATCCAGAATGTTGCATTCTCAAATTCCAGACTTTCGATGCTAGGATCGAAGTAGAAGAAATATCTTGCTCAGCATTTCACGGAGCAAGAGCGTATTTCGGCGGAGACTATCGCTACGAATTCAAATAAATGCATTTCTATTGATACCAATCGTTCCATAAAAAGTTAGTTTGCATACCAACTGTTATTAAAAATCCATCTATCCGGAACGTTTTCCTTGACAGGTCTATCTGATCACAGATCTTACATTCGCCCGCTTCTGTAACGGTCGATACACAAAAATAAGACCGGGCTAGAAACAGGAATTTTGAAATTTGAATGAAAGTGAAGAGGTTAATCGAAATGCGTAAGCTAAGTATAGCACTCCTAGTTGCGTTTCTTTGCAGCGGACAATTGTTCGCATCCGGTGGAGGATCTTCCTCCAAACCATTGGCTGGGTCTTACCCCATTGTTCTTTCTCATGGTCTATTCGGCTGGGGAAATGATAATACAGGTCTGATCAATTTACTCAGCTACTGGGGTGGAATGGACACTTACTTGCAATCCCAAGGAGCTACCGTATACGCTCCTGCTAAAACCGCTGCCGGATCTAACGAAACTCGGGGAGCGGAATTGAATAGCAAGGTGCTCGTCTACATGGCGGCTAACGGATTCAGCAAGGTACATATCTTGGGACATTCTCAAGGTGGATTAGATAGCAGATATGCGGCTTCTAATTTGGCCTTAGGCTCCAAAGTCTCCACCTTAACTACATTAAATACTCCTCATAGAGGTTCCCCGATTGCGGACATTATCAGCTCAGTATTGCCTGACTGGATCAAACCATTTGTGGCAGCTATTCTGAATGTATTCGTTCAACTGGTTTGGAATGAAAGTAACCAAGACGTATTGGCCGCTCTCGGCTCTTTGACAGCTGCAGGTACTGCAGTCTTCAATTCTCACACTCCTGATAATCCAAGTGTGAAATATTTCTCCTATGGTTCTTATATCACCCTTCCTGATCTGATCCAGCACCCTTTGATGGGGATCATTCAACCTGCTTGCATCGCAGGAGGATTGATCAACGGTTACGGCGGAACCTGTGATGGACTCGTTCCTTATACTTCCTTGAAATGGGGAACCTTCAAAGGCGGCCCTGACTACGGGATCTTCACAACCGGCGTGGATCATTTACAAGCAGCTAACACATTGAACTCAGGCAAGACTTGGTATGATGTGGAAGGTTATTTCTTAAAAATGATGTCGAATGCGAAAGCAAACCAATAAGTTTCTTTTGGTTGTATGAAACTTAAGAAGCCGGTTTATCACCGGCTTTTTTTATACCTTCTTTTAATAGGATCGATTAAAACCAGTTTTGGAAATAGAAACACACTCATATAAACATTGACATTCTTGATTTTGGCGAGGGAAAATAGGTCGGAAAAAGATGTCTCTCGCCTCTCAGCCAATCATTCTGCAAACAGGAAGCATGAGAAGATATTCTCCTAGCGAATTTCTGAAACCGTTTGTTCAGACCTACCTGATCATAGAGAGTCATGAAGAGCTAAAGAATACACTTATCCCTGGATCTTCTGTAGTATTATTCTTTAAGATCAGAGGAAGCGTTTCCGAATTGGAAGAAGGTTCCGAAACGAGGACCCCTCTTTTTGGCCTAAGTGGTCTCAGAAGAAAGGCAAGGATTGCTCACTATTCTAAAAATTCCTCTATGCTACTTGTTCTTTTCAAAGAAGGTGGAGCGTCTTCCTTTTTTAGAGAACCGATGCATGAGATTTTTGGAATGGGATTGTCCATGGAAAATTTCATGCAGTCTAGTAAGGTCCAAGAGATAGAAGAAAAACTTTTAGAAGCAAAGACAGACCAAGAAAGGATTTCTCGTTTAGAGAGTATTCTAGTCTCTGAATGGAGAGGATCCGGATTCGATCCCTTGATTCGAGAAACGATCCGTAGGATCCGTGCTGCAAAAGGAGATCTCAGGATTGCTGACTTAGTTAAGGGAATGCCGATTAGCAGAGATTCTCTTGAGAAAAAGTTCAGACAAATTATAGGCACAAGTCCAAAACAATATGCAGGAATTATTAGAATGAGAAACCTCATCGATTCCTATTCCCCAGAGAAAAGCCTAACAGAAACAGCGATACAGGCAGGTTTTTTTGATCAGGCTCATTTCATTAAGGACTTTAAGATTTTTACAGGACAAACTCCGAAAGAGTTCTTTAAATCCCCTTCTCCTAGACGTTTCTGGTAATTTCCTGAATTTTTACAATTTTGCGTTTCTTCCTTAGAGTATTCTCTATTGCATGAAAGCAAGAATTCAAAACCACGAAGAAAGCGTTTCGCAAGACATCGCTCCTAAAGAAAGAACCCTTACCGGCTCTATCTTGAATACGCTTGTAAGAAGCATTTTCTTTTCTATTCTCTTAACCTTTTTGATGATCCTCCTGACAGAAGCCATACCTCATAGCAGAGGGATCGGTTTTCCACCAGAGCTGAGGATTAGCGTACTGTTTCCGATTTGTATAGGATTAAGCATCTTAAACGGTTTCTTATATCAATATTTGAAAGCCAGATCTAAACGACCAAAAATCTATTTGGCATTCGCTTCGTTTGCTCAAGTATTTCTGATCGGTTTAATACTATTCATCAGAAATGTTGGATTTCTGCTTTATTCCATACCTGTATTGACTGGAGCATTTCTATCCGTTGTCTGGATTCTTCCTTTTCTTATAGATAGAATTCGGTTTTCCTTACGTTCAAAAATTGTAATATTTATTATCGGAGGGTTAGAGCTGATCTCTTTTGTATCCGCGGTTTCCTTGGATCTTTCGGCTCCTTCTTCCCCAGAAGTCACTTTCGAGATCCCAAAGACGATCTTCGATGCAGAGCAGAAATTCATAGATCTGCCGAGCGGAGCAAGGATCCATTATGTAGATGAGGGAGGAGGAGAGATCTTACTCTTCTTACATGGAAATCCCTCTTGGTCCTATCAGTGGAGAGATCTGATCTCAGGATTAAAAGGATCTTATCGTTGTATCGCATT from Leptospira semungkisensis encodes the following:
- a CDS encoding lysozyme inhibitor LprI family protein is translated as MANVYYNFISFCKDMKYLILLFLIFIISLHAQTSIAKHPCSALKTKNEQKECFLKEYKSADKELNEVYKNIRKSLSPENEEELKKVQRPWIGYRDGLCEGPMYSGDETGIETIACKTETTRERTSYLRKVWNLGKFPKDGIGSYTDGFGGRLKLFRKKGKPVHFELGVVRGPTAHLGEMDGDWTPNQEGKWTWSSPANCKAEDPECCILKFQTFDARIEVEEISCSAFHGARAYFGGDYRYEFK
- a CDS encoding alpha/beta fold hydrolase, with product MKARIQNHEESVSQDIAPKERTLTGSILNTLVRSIFFSILLTFLMILLTEAIPHSRGIGFPPELRISVLFPICIGLSILNGFLYQYLKARSKRPKIYLAFASFAQVFLIGLILFIRNVGFLLYSIPVLTGAFLSVVWILPFLIDRIRFSLRSKIVIFIIGGLELISFVSAVSLDLSAPSSPEVTFEIPKTIFDAEQKFIDLPSGARIHYVDEGGGEILLFLHGNPSWSYQWRDLISGLKGSYRCIALDYPGFGQSIASKGFGFTPKEESIVLEEFVHILGLKDLTLVMQDWGGPIGLGFAGRHPKLVKRMILGSTWAWKTDPNSPRGIFSFLVGGPIGEFFQINFNAFSQAGIKNGIVRKLPTEEMDLYIRPFLPSGQRRGIAAFYPGQITQANDYFQEIEDFLSKLKEKPALIFWALQDKGFPIEERERFETVFPNHKTIEFPNADHFFFEDTKDEMIPEIKEFLSAHPVRE
- a CDS encoding helix-turn-helix transcriptional regulator; this translates as MSLASQPIILQTGSMRRYSPSEFLKPFVQTYLIIESHEELKNTLIPGSSVVLFFKIRGSVSELEEGSETRTPLFGLSGLRRKARIAHYSKNSSMLLVLFKEGGASSFFREPMHEIFGMGLSMENFMQSSKVQEIEEKLLEAKTDQERISRLESILVSEWRGSGFDPLIRETIRRIRAAKGDLRIADLVKGMPISRDSLEKKFRQIIGTSPKQYAGIIRMRNLIDSYSPEKSLTETAIQAGFFDQAHFIKDFKIFTGQTPKEFFKSPSPRRFW
- a CDS encoding quinone oxidoreductase family protein; translation: MMKAAILKEFGKPPIYGDYPNPSPENSEQVLMHVKTAAIKNIDKLRASGTHYASYKELPAIVGLDGVGILENGTKVYAQGITGTVAEQALISKNKLTILPDGIDLFLAAALPNAVIGATMALHARVNLNRGNVVLVNGATGVTGQLAVQVAKHYGASRIIATGRNEESLQKLKGFGADTIISLKQSEEEVLEQIKKVHKETPIDIVVDYLWGRPVELLLKAFKGGGIDSHTHPVKIVTVGDMAGKTISLDSASLRSSDIQILGSGLGSLSAKDIQNFNNEILPEMFQLAAKGILKLEIHKEDLKNIEHAWNLEISSGQRMVISIQ
- a CDS encoding lipase family alpha/beta hydrolase, whose amino-acid sequence is MRKLSIALLVAFLCSGQLFASGGGSSSKPLAGSYPIVLSHGLFGWGNDNTGLINLLSYWGGMDTYLQSQGATVYAPAKTAAGSNETRGAELNSKVLVYMAANGFSKVHILGHSQGGLDSRYAASNLALGSKVSTLTTLNTPHRGSPIADIISSVLPDWIKPFVAAILNVFVQLVWNESNQDVLAALGSLTAAGTAVFNSHTPDNPSVKYFSYGSYITLPDLIQHPLMGIIQPACIAGGLINGYGGTCDGLVPYTSLKWGTFKGGPDYGIFTTGVDHLQAANTLNSGKTWYDVEGYFLKMMSNAKANQ